A stretch of DNA from Cellulomonas xiejunii:
AGCACCACGGGCCACGACAGGTGTACGGGGCCCGTCGCGACCAGCGGCGCCGCGAGCATCAGGAGCAGCGCACCGGCACTGACCTGGCCGGCCGCCACCGTCTCGGGCGGCAGCCGCAGCGGCACGACGAAGCGCCGCTGGTACGTCGTGCCCAGCCCGTAGCAGGCGGTCGCTCCCAGGCACGCGAGCACCGCGGGCAGGGGCGCGGCCGCGGTGACGTCCGCGAGGTACGCCCACGGCCCCACGACCACCACCACGCCGACCGCACCCACCGCCAGGCCGAGACGCTGCACGGCCGTGAGCCGCTCGACGGGCAGCAGCACCGCGACGGCGGCAGCCGTCATGAGCGGCGTCGTCGCGTTGAAGATGCTCGACAGACCCGACGCGAGGTGCTGACCCGCCCAGGCGAACAGCAGGTACGGGACCATGCAGAGCAGCACGCCGAGCACCGTGAGGTGCCCCCACGTGCGGGCGTCCCGCGGCCACGCGCGGCGTGCCACGGTCATGACGACGACGAGGGTCGCCGCCCCCAGCAGCAGGCGCGACAGCGCGACCTGCGCGGGTGAGAGGCCCTCGAGACCCACCTTCATGAACAGGAAGCTCGAGCCCCACACGAGCGCAGCGGCCAGGTACTGGGCGACGACGCGGTTGTCGGCGGTCACATCCCCGAGGGTCCCCTACGGCACTGACACGCGACAAACGAGTTGTCGTCGCCAGGTACGACGTCGCCCGCCACCAGCGCCCGCGAGGGCGCCGGTGGCGGGCGACGAGGGTGGGTCAGCCCGCGAGCCGCTCCTCCGCGGCGATCGCGTCGGCGATCGCCTGGTCGAGGCGGTCCTGCGCCTCCCCGTACGCGGCGAAGTCCCGCTCGGCGAGGGCCGCCTGGCCCTCGATGATGGCCTGCTGCGCACGCTGCAGCGCCGCGTCGAGCGCCGCCCGCGCGTCGGGGTCGGCCGATGCGGCCGGATCCGGCGTCGCCGCGTCCGTCGGGGCAGCGGTCGGCGCATCCGTCGGCTCGTCGCCGGGGTCCTCGGCGCCCGGGCTGGGCACCGGTTCGGCACCGGCGTCCCCGGCGTCCGCACCCGAGTCCCCGCCGAACACCTGGTCGAGCGCACCGTCCAGCGTCTCGGCGAACCCGATCTCGTCGCCGAACGACACGAGCACGCGCTGCAGGAGCGGGAACGTGGTGCCGCTGGCGGCCTGCACGTACA
This window harbors:
- a CDS encoding DMT family transporter — protein: MTADNRVVAQYLAAALVWGSSFLFMKVGLEGLSPAQVALSRLLLGAATLVVVMTVARRAWPRDARTWGHLTVLGVLLCMVPYLLFAWAGQHLASGLSSIFNATTPLMTAAAVAVLLPVERLTAVQRLGLAVGAVGVVVVVGPWAYLADVTAAAPLPAVLACLGATACYGLGTTYQRRFVVPLRLPPETVAAGQVSAGALLLMLAAPLVATGPVHLSWPVVLSMLGLGAFGTGLAYVWMARIIDAWGPQRASTVTYLTPLVGVLLGIVVLGEQLHWYEPVGGLVVVLGVVVAQRGGRRHAPTPADPAAPSAAAVTTVTTPGEGSDLDARPT